From the genome of Paracholeplasma manati:
TCATGGTTGAAATTACAGATATCCAACAATTTTATGAAATCGATTCAACTTCAGTGGATTATATTTGTCTCAAGTATTTTAACGATGAAGCCATCAGACGAATCATCTTGGACAATCGAGGCAAAAAACGACTTATCATCGGAGGACTGATTTTACCACAGCGATTAGATGTGATAGGTTCTTATCAATTTGACTTCTTGTACACCAGTCTGTTTAGCAATGCATCGCGAATCTATGATATCGGTGTTAAAGTTGGCGTTTAGTCTAGTAAAAACGCGGTATTTATAGTAAAATAACTATGTTACACGGAGGAATTGTATGAACTTAAAAGATTATATTGCATCCATTGAAAATTTTCCAAAAGAAGGCATTTTGTTTAGAGATATTACACCGCTCATGCTGAATGGCGAAGCGTATAAATATGCTTGTGACCAAATGGTGGCGTTTGCTAAAGAAGTCGGCGCTACAGTCATCGTTGGTCCTGAAGCAAGGGGATTCATTTTTGGTTGTCCTGTCGCTTATGCATTAAACCTAGGGTTTGCACCAGTGAGAAAACCAGGCAAATTACCAAGAGAAACTGTCACTGTTAAATACGATTTAGAATATGGATCGAATGAGTTATCATTACATGCAGATGCTGTTAAAAAAGGTGACCGTGTGCTCATTGTAGACGATTTACTCGCAACCGGTGGAACCGTGGATGCGACAGTACAACTGGTAGAAAAGTTGGGCGGACAAGTCGTTGGCGCTGCTTTCTTCATTGAACTTGAAGCGCTCAAGGGTAGGGAACGCTTGGCTAAATATCCGATTTTTGCTTCATTGAAATACTAAGGTGATAGATTGGAAACGTTGATGACTTTTGAAAAGTTAATCGACAATGTCAAGACATATATCCGACGTGAAAGTGACTTGGCTAGACTTGAGGCGGCATATCAAATGTCGTCTTTTAAGCATGCTACTCAAACCAGAAAAAGTGGCGCGCCATACATCACACACCCACTCGCAGTCGCGTACATATTAAGCGAACTCTCGGCAGGTCCAAATACCCTGATTGCGGCTTTATTACACGACACCCTTGAAGACACACCGACCTCCTATGATGAAATCAAAGCACAATTTGGAGAAGAAGTGGCTCAACTGGTGGATGGAGTTACCAAAATTGGTAAGATTTCGTTTAACCAAGAAGTATCACAAGCCGATAATCATCAAAAAATGTTGCTCGCGATGGGAAAAGATATTCGTGTGGTCTTGATTAAAATTGCCGATCGATTGCACAACATGCGTACGATTCATTACCAATCTTCAGAAAAACAATTGAAAATTGCCAATGAAACGTTAGATATTTATGCGCCACTTGCCCATCGACTTGGTCTATTTAAAATTAAAGCTGAACTTGAAGATATCTCGTTACGCATTGTCAATGGGCCTTTTTATCATCGCATTAAACACTTGATTGAAAACCAAGAACAAATCAAAAATGTGTCGATTGAACACATGATGAGCAAGATTAAAGAACATTTGAGTGAGCATCATGTAGAACACTATCAGATTTCTGGTCGTACAAAAAATATCTATTCCATCTATAAAAAGATGACCAAGCAAAATAAAGATTTTGAAGACATCTACGATATTTTAGCGATTCGTGTCATCGTCGATCGAATTGAGGATTGTTATCAAGTCTTAGGTGTGATTCACGCGCACTTTATACCAATTCCAAAGCGATTTAAAGATTATATTGCCGTACCTAAACCAAACATGTATCAGTCTCTGCATACAACGATTTTATCCGATGATGGCTCGATTTTTGAAGTTCAAATTCGTACTTATGAAATGGATAAAGTTGCAGAATACGGGATTGCAGCCCATTGGGCGTATAAAGAAAGTAAAGAGTATTCCAAAGAAAAAGAACAATTTGAAATTGCACAAAAACTCAAATGGTATGCAGATTTACTCAAGATGAGTGAAGATGCTGACGATAAAAATGAGGGTGCAAACGAATTCGTTCAAACCGTTAAAAACGACATTTTAGAGGCCAATGTTTATGTATTCACCCCTAAAGGTCAAGTCGTTGAATTAACCAAAGGCTGTACTCCGATTGATTTTGCCTACCGTATCCACTCCGATGTCGGTAACAAAATGGTTGGTGCATCCGTCAACAATCGTATTGTCCCACTCGATTATGAACTTCAAACGGGTGACATCGTTGCGATTAGAACCTCTAAAAACGTCACTGGTCCATCTGAAGACTGGCTTAAAATGGCCAAATCTTCTCATGCTAGACATAAGATTAAAGGCTTTTTGAACAAACAAAACAAGGACAATCTACTTGAAATGGGTAAGGACATGATTGAACGTGAACTAACACCATTGAAACTAGAAATGTCGCAAATAACCGATGAATTTGTTGTGAAACATTTCTCGAAGAATATGACTGAAACGGTCGAAGACCTCTTTGTTGAAGTCGGTAAAGGCATCATCAGTCCTAAAACCGTGGCGGCTAAACTTTCTGGCAAAGAACTCGACAAAGAAACGATGTTACAACGCCAACTTGAAAAAGCCAAACGCATATTAACGACGAACCACGAATCTGGATTGATCGTGGAAGGTCTATCCACACCACAAATCAAGATTGCCAACTGTTGTTTACCAGTCCCTGGTGATTCCATTGTAGGTTATGTCACCAAAGGCAGTGGGATTGCTGTCCATCATGAAAACTGTCCAAACGTTAAAAACTTAACGGAGATGCGTTTTGTCGATGTCTATTGGGCAACCAATATCACGAGAAAGTACCCAACCAGAATTCAAATCATTGGTCAGAATCGTGACAATATCCTTTCAGAAATCATCGCGACCATCAATGCGACCTCATTAACCATTGCAGAAGTCAATGCCATAAGCAATGCGCGTTTAGAAAGCATTACAACCCTAAAGATATTGACAAGCAGTAAATCGGAAATTGAGAATGTCATGGTGAACTTAATGAAGATCAACAATATTTATCACATCGAAAGAAGATTTAAATAATGAGAGCGGTCATTCAACGGGTCACCAGTGCTGAAGTCACAGTCGGTGACTACCATCAGTCGATCGGGTTAGGCTATCTCATTCTATTGGGCATTCATGTCGATGATGAGCCTTCAGACTATGATTATATGCTAAAGAAAATTTTATCGCTTCGCATATTTGAGGATGCAGAAGGTAAGATGAACCTCAGTTTATCACAGGTCAATGGCAGTATTTTATTGATTTCTCAATTCACGCTTTTAGGCTCTGTTAAGGGTAATAATCGCCCTTCATTTACACAGAGTGCTAAACCCGATAAAGCATTGGATTATTATTTGAGACTATTCGATGATTTGTCCAAAACGGTACCCATCGTGAAAAAGGGTCTATTTGGAGAAGATATGAAAGTATCCCTCACCAATCAAGGCCCCGTGACCATCATCATCGATACGAAGGAGTGATTCCATGAAAAGCAAATTGAATTGGCGCTATGTGAATATCCTCATGTTACTGTTGATTATTTACATGCTTTATGTGCTATCACCATTGTGGGGTAGTTTATTCGAAAAGGCGATTTTAGCACTATTGCCCATCATCATTGCGTTCGCCATCGCATTCGTCTTTAATCCGATTGTGACGACGCTAGAAAAACGGTTTAAAATCCCGAGGGTCGTTGCTATATTGTTTTTATATGCATCCATCATCGGTATGGTCTTATTGATTGTATTCGTATTTGTGAAACCTTACATTGAAGATTTAAGCAACATCACCGTTGGTTTAGGGAATCTATTGATCCAAATAGGCGATTTGCTCAATATTGATACCAGTTCAGTCCAAGTATCATTATCTGCGATGGTCACCGATATTTATAACAGTATTTTCTCGTTCTTCACTGCGACAGGTGAAGGCGCAGACTTGGTTATTGGTACGATATTTGGTGGTGCAGTCATTGTCATTGTTGGGATCATATTCCTCATTAACTTCGAACACATTAAAAATCGTTCAAAAGAATATTTGCTTTCAAGAGAATCACAAAAAATGTATTTATATGTTTCCCAGCTTTATCATGATTTAACGAATTATTTGGTTGCGGAAATCATCATCGCTGGCATTCAATTCATTGAATATGCGGGTTTGTTCCTCTTGATCAGCATCTTTATCCCTGAATACTTGAATCTCGCATTGTTGTTAGGCGTATCGGTCGCAGTATTTTCATTAATTCCGTATTTTGGTGGATATCTATCCTCATTCTTCATGATTTTGATTGCGTTATCGCTACCAAAACCATTGATTGCAGCCGTACCAATTGGGTTATTCATCCTCATTTTCCCAAATTTAGATGCTTACCTCATTAATCCACATATCTATAAGAAACAATTGAAATTAAACCCACTATTATCGGTTTCAGCCATCCTGCTCATGCAAGCATTCTTTGGATTGGTTGGTGTGGTTATTTCAATCCCTGTCATCTTATTTATTACCATCACGTATAACTTTTATAAAGAACCGATTCACGCCAGACTTAAACGTTTTAAAGAATCGTTATAAGATTGACTTTAAAAGCAGAATATTGTATCATTTAACTGTAATTTAATCGTCTGTTGATTGAAAAGAATGACAAGGCAAGGTCTAAGAGCGAGGATGAACGGTGGAAGCATCCAGAATAACCTGTCAGGGACACTTCAGGAAGACATAACTAGTTGAGGGCTATGGGATAACCATAGAACTAAGGTGGTACCGCGCATGTTTAGCGTCCTTAGAAATAAGGGCGCTTTTTATTTTTTTTGTGGGTGAATCGATGATAACGAACCGAAAAATGCCGACAATTGAATTGGATAGAGTCATCCTTAGAACCTTGTTGAAGAAAGATGCCAACGATTTCTTTGAGGTTGGAAAAGACCCGATCACAACGGAGTTTTTAACCTGGGGGCCATTCAAAACCATCAAAGAAGCGAAAACCATGATTAAATTCACTTATTTTAGACGCATGGCCCGTCAAGAACCGATTGGGTATGCCATTTTAGACAAAGAGACCCATCAAATGATTGGTACGATTGAATTTCACACATTCAATCGAAAGAATAACACGTGTGAAATTGGGTATGTGTTAAAACGTGCCTATTGGAACCAAGGCATCATGACAGCCTGTGTTGATGCGATGACCAAAGTTGCTTTCGAGCACTTAGATATCGATTGTGTCATCATCAAACACATCAAAGAGAATATGGCCAGCCAACGCGTCATATTAAAAGCAGGTTATCAATTCATTGAAATCAATAAACAAAGCTTTTTTCATCCGAAAACGCACCGTTTTCACGATGTTTATGTATACGAAAAATGGAGGAAACAATCATTATGATTAGCAAAGCAAAAGGGACCTATGATGTCCTACCAACCGAATCCTATAAATGGCACACATTAGAAGAAAAAGCACGCCAAATCTGTGTTTTATTCGGTTACAAAGAAGTGAGAACACCGATTTTTGAATACCGTGAAGTATTTCATCGACAAAATGAACAATCCGACATGGTCACCAAAGAAACCTATAACTTCATGGACAAAGGTGACCGCGGATTGACCCTGAGACCTGAAGGTACAGCCGGTGTCATTCGCAGTTTTGTAGAAAACAAGTTATATGTTGAAAACCCACTCAATAAGCTCTATTATATCGGTCCTAACTTCCGCTATGAACGTCCTCAAAAAGGTCGTTTTAGACAATTCTCACAATTTGGGGTGGAAGCGATTGGTTCTAATGACCCTGCACTAGATGCAGAAGTCATCGGATTAGCCTACGCATTCATCCAAAAATTGGGGTTAAAAGGGGTCAGAGTTCGTATCAATACGTTGGGTGATAACGAATCTCGTGCTGACTTCAAAGACGCTTTAAAGAAGCACTTTGAACCTCATGTCGATACCCTATGTGATGACTGTAAATTACGCATTGAGAAGAATCCATTGCGTATATTGGACTGCAAAGTCGATCAACAACACCCAGCGGTACTCAAAGCACCAACCACACAAGACTACTTAAACGACAGTTCAAAAGACTATTTCCAACAAGTATTGGCTTATTTAGACGCTGCTAATATCGATTATGAAATCGCTCCAAAATTGGTAAGAGGTTTGGACTACTATACCCATACCGTATTTGAAATCGAAGCCGATATCGAAGGTTTTGGTGCTCAAAATGTCCTTGGTGGTGGTGGACGTTATCAATCATTGGTTAAAGAACTCGGTGGACCAGATCTACCTGGTATCGGATTCGCTTTTGGCATGGAACGCTTAATCATCGCGATGGAATCAGAAAACATCGCATTTAATGAGGATAAAGTGAATGATATCTTCTTGATTGCAACAGACACAACAGCGCGTATTCAAGCCATCAAACTCTTATTTGAAGCAAGACAACAAGGGTTGGTTGCCGATATGGATTTCGTATCGACCTCATTCAAAGCCCAACTCAAATCCGGTTTAAAATCCAATGCGAAGTATTTGGGTATCATCGGTGAATCTGAGTTACAAAATAAAACCGTATCACTAAAAAATACCACAACACAACAACAGGAAGAAATACCAGTCAAGATTGCGATCCGTTCCGTCAAAAGCTGGTTAGGTAAATAATATGGCTTATACACATCATAACAATGAATTAAATTTAGCCCACCTCGGACAAACCGTACGTCTTAAAGGTTGGGTCGCAAGAAAACGCAACTTAGGCGGTTTGATTTTTATTGACCTTCGTGACCGTTTCGGTATCACACAGCTCTTGGTTCAACCAGGTCACCCATCGTATGAACTCGCAAGTACACTGAAGAGTGAATATGTGATCGCAATCACCGGTGTTGTCATTGAACGTGAATCGAAAAACCCGAATATGGCAACAGGTGACATCGAAGTCAACATCGAAGAACTAGTGGTTTTAAACACCGCTGAAACACCACCTATTGGTATTTCAAATGAAGATACCGCTTTAGAAGATACCCGTCTAAAATACCGTTATTTGGACTTAAGACGTCCTGTCATGCAAAACTTCATGATTAAACGCGCTCAGATCACCCAAGCGGTACGAGAAGCCCTTTTATTAGAAGGATTCAATGAGTTTGAAACCCCAATTTTAGGTAAATCAACCCCAGAAGGTGCGAGAGACTTCTTGGTGCCATCCCGTTTGTACGCAGGCGAATTTTACGCATTACCACAATCCCCACAAATCTATAAGCAATTATATATGGTCGCTGGATTCGAAAAATATTTCCAAATCGCTCGTTGTTTCAGGGATGAAGATTTACGTGCAGACCGTCAATTGGAATTCACCCAAGTGGACATTGAAACCTCATTCTTAACTGAATTAGAAATCCAATCGATGATTGAACGCGTATTGGCTCATACGTTTAAGAAAGTACTCAATGTAGAGATTAAACTACCGATTGAACGCATGCCTTTTGACCGCGCGATGTCTCTATATGGTTCAGATAAACCGGATTTACGCTTTGGGTTATTATTGAAAGACTTAAATCCACTATTCGATCATTATGCCATCCCATTTTTAGCAAACAAGTCCATTCGTGGCTTTGTGGTGCCAAATGGTGCGCATTTATCGCGTAAAGAACTCGATGCTTTTACAACAACCGTGAAGAAGAACCACGGGGATGCTTTAGCATTCTTAAAAGTATCAAACCATGAATTATCTGGTTCCCTGTTAAAAAATATTACGGACCCTAAGCAATTCATCGAATCGGCTGGTTTGGTTGAAAATGACTTATTATTGGTCATTGCCGGTAAGGACTTCGAATCGGCATCCAAAGCCGCTGGTGCGCTTAGAAAAGAACTTGGTGACTACTTGAAGTTAGCGAGTGATGATGATTATCGTTTCGTATGGATCGTTGATTGGCCTTTATTTGATGTCAATGAAGATGGTTCGCTCACTGCAGCCCATCACCCATTCACTTCCCCTAAAGAAGCCGATAAACCATTACTATTTTCCAACCCACAAGCTTGTCGTGCACAAGCCTATGACATTGTTTTAAACGGTTATGAATTGGGTGGTGGGTCGGTTCGTATCCATGAATCACATATCCAACAACAAATGTTTGAAGCCATCGGCCTATCTAAAGAAATCATTGAAGAACGTTTTGGATTCTTGGTCGGAGCCCTCAAGTATGGTACCCCACCTCATGGCGGACTCGCATTGGGTCTGGACCGTTTGGTAATGTTGATGACCAACACCAAAAACATCAAAGACGTCATCGCATTCCCTAAGACACAAAGTGCGAGAGACTTGATGATGCAAGCCCCATCGAGTGTCGCAGATGCACAACTAGAAGAACTCAATTTAATCATCAAAAAATAAAGACGAGCAATCGTCTTTATCTTTTTCAAAATGGCTTCATTTAGCCGTTATTTTGTTGTGTTTGTTGTCTTACCATATGTTCATAGCGGAATTCAAGTCTGGCTTGAACATTGATTTGTGCCATTTGAAGTCTGAATTGGTTGAGGACTTGATTGTATTGTAAAAGGGTTGCTTGAAGTTGGAGATTCAATTCACCTAAGAATAAATCTTCAAACGCTGCTAAATCGACTTGATGTTCTAAGAATAATTGGCGATAGGTTTCGCGAATGGCTCGATAATCATCCATGAAGTTTTCTAAAAGCAGGATTTCAAGTTCACCATTTTGATAGAAGAACAAGTACTCGTGTGGTATATTTTCTGCATCCACATACGCTTTAACCATTTGATCTAGTTCAGCTTTGGTAGACATGAAGTTCATGAAGATGGTTTGAGCTTGGGTTCTAAGGTTCGCGCGTTCTTGGCGATTACCATTGAATTCTTCGTACAATGCTTTTAGTTCTACTTTATAACCAATCAATAATTCATTTTTGGCTTGGATAGCTGCATCCGCATCAATTTTCGCTTGAATAGAAGTTTCATAGGCGTCAGCACTAGGAATTTCAATCGCTTCGATGGCATCGACATATGCTCCATATAGCGCGACTAAAGCTTGAGCATCCAAATCTGAATCCACCAATAATGCATCAAATCCAGATGGGTTTGTGATCAACATTAGATTGGCTTGGGTTTCAATATAGGATACACGTAAGAAGTGGAAAGCGGCTTTCGCATTCGCTCTAAGTTGTAGATATGCAAGTCTAACGTGGTCGGTTGCGAAATCGTTCAATGCTTCACGATTTTCATTGATGATGTTTAATAATTCACGAACACTCATATTGACAGCTACTTCATAAGTTAAATCGACATCTAAAGCCATCGCCGCTTTGATGATGCGATATTTACCGACTGAGATACCAAGTGCTTCCGCTTGATCGATGTCTTCTTGGGTGATGCCTGCATTACCATCCACCACATTGACAGTCATATTTTTGGACTCCAAGTGGGCTTGAATGCGGCTACGAATATTGGCTTGGATGCGGCTCATACGATTAGCATTATCGGTTTCAGTCGTGACGACAACCGCGTTTTCCATACCCGCTTTTAAATAGCCATATTGTCTGGCCAATTCCGTGATATCGACGACGACATCAGCCGCCACTTTACCTGTAAAATCGGTATCTAATAATAACGTTTGTGCATCGTCATTGAGCGGTGTTACGCGTTCAACACGACCTCTGGCATTGGTTGTGATTTCAACGCTTGGGTTGATATCGACCGTAATTCTCGCATTCGCTGCGTTCACCGATTCGGTGCAGGCAGCGAGGATCGTAATCATTAATAAGGCTACAGTAATGACAAATAGTTTTCTCATGATGTTATTGCTCCTTTTGTTGGTAATTTTGTAAAATTGTTTGAATATATGGGGATGATTTTAGGGATTCAGTGACTTGATTCGAATTGTAATAAACCATGAATTCTTGGTAAGCTTCATCCAAAATACGACGATAAGCATTCCCTGATCCAGCAGAAGGCTGGTTAAGTATGGTGTCTAATCGTTTCGCACTAGCCAAGAACAATTGATCATACAATGAAGCATCTAAGTACAATTCAACTGAAGTTAGGACTTGCATGGCATGGGCTGGCGCTTGCCATTCACTCAATTGATTTAAATTGGCATGTGTATCGACCAAATGGGTATATAATCCACGAACACTTAGCTCGAATAACGTGTCTACTTGTTGTTTTAAATAGGCTTCATAAGCATCTATTTTGGATTCAAGCACCAATAATTTTTGATATTTCACGCTTGGCAACAATGGAATGGTCGCGTTTGGAAAGTATTCTGTTGAGAATGTTGCATAGGCTTGATTGAACTGTACAAGGTTTGAATCATACAATTCTTTTAAGTTATCAATGGCTGCTCTTAGGTTCTCTATATACGTATCCACTTCGAGTAACAAAGATGCTTTTTGATCATCGAGATTTCGTTTTAATGCTTCGAGTTGCGTTTTAAGTGCATCGATTTCTGTTGCCACAAAGCCGCGTCTGATTTCATTCAATCTTGGAATATCATAGGATAGAAGTGTATCTAAGCTATAGGATGGATCGATGGCGATGATGGCTTTAATCAAAGCGAGTTTTCGAGGTGTGATATTGAGCGATTTGGCTTCTGAAATCAAGGCTTCAGTCACTTGGATCATTTGAATTCTGGATTGAAAACGCGCTTGAATACGCTCATTTAATTTGTTTTCAATCGTTGATTTTTCATTATATGCGTTGACATTTACCACAGAAGCATCTGTGACATAACCCAACACAGTGGCTTGTGTAATGACTGCTTCAATGGCGTCATTCACGGATAAGCTGGTCAAAACCATGTTTTCAATGACCACTTCACCATCCAAATTGAGGGCACGATAGGACGTGACTTCATCTTTCTCATCCACGGTAAACTCGATAGATGGGTTGATGTCAACCGTCACAATCGATGGGGTCGTAGGGTTTTGTCTAAATAAGGTGATACCAACCAAAACCAATAATAGAAGTCCAACTGTCATGGCAAGTTTTGGATGCCAGTGGATAACGCTCGATTTATGCTTTTCTTGTCTAGGGATTTGGGATAAAATACGTGCTTTATCCAGTTCAATGGTCTTTCCTTCGGCTTTTAATTGTTCAATTAAAGATTTATTTGTCATGATTGGTACCTCCTTCCAGCTGGTGTTTCAATTTTTCAAGTGCCACATTGAGTTTAAATGTCACACCTGAGGTGGATAAATTCAGTGTTTTCGCAACTGTTTGTCTCGTTTTTCCTTCAACAACACAATGCATCACAATATAGAATTCATCTTCATCCAATACTTGGGCCGCTAAATCCATGAGCGGCGTTTCTGTGTCTTCTTGGGTGGGTTGATTGAGTGTTTCCACATCCACGAGTGTTTCTCTCGATTGTTTGTGGTAATGATTGATGGCTTCATTTTTAGCAATGCGCATGATCCATGATTTGGGTTGGTCATCCTGATAAGATGCACGGTTTTGATAGATTTTCATGTAGACGTCTTGCATGATTTCTTCAGCAACCGCTGTCCGTTTCACGATTTGGTAGATTTGATAGAACACCATACGGTTGGTTATATCATAAATCACATCCATCGCGTTACTCTGACCATTTTTTAACTGTTTCATGGCTTGTTTCAATTTAATTTGATCAAACATATGACCACTCCCAACATCCCTGACACCTATATAACAAATAACTTGTATGGTTTCGCCAGTAAAAAGTAAAAAATCTTTAATTCCATTATACGCCAACTGATGATAAGACTAAATTTGATTTGGACCATTCTACAAAAAAAATCCCATAATTATGGATACATCATCAAATAATGGGTTGTTTACTAGTCAAAATGACCAATTTAAGGTATGATATTTATAAAGCAATTTGGAGGTAATCACATGAAAAGAATCATTTTAGCTGGTGGCTGTTTTTGGGGCGTTCAAGCCTATTTTAGAGATGTCAAAGGGGTTAAACATACCGAAGTTGGATATGCCAATGGAAACAAAGAGAACCCAACCTACAAAGAAGTATGTAACGGGGTTGCGACACACGCCGAAGTAACATTGGTTGAATACGATGAAACCGTGGTTCAATTACCAACCCTATTGGAACACTTTTTTAGAATCATCAATCCTTATACCCTCAATCGTCAGGGACATGATGTTGGAGTTCAGTACCGCTCAGGGGTGTACTTTGAATCCGAAGAAGACGCTCAGGTTGCCCGTCAATTTATCGCTTCAAGACAAGCATTATCGGAACGCAAGTTTGCGGTTGTGGTTGAACCATTAAAAAACTATTATATCGCTGAAGAGTATCATCAAGATTATTTGATTAAGAATCCAAACGGGTATTGTCACGTGAATCTTGGTTTATTAAAAGAGGATGAGAAAAATGAAAAGAACTGATTACATTTCTTGGGATCAGTATTTCATGGGGGTTGCTTCTTTGTCAGCGCTTCGCTCAAAGGACCCAAGCACACAAGTTGGTGCATGCATCATCAATCCCGATAAACGCATCATCGGTATTGGCTATAATGGCTTACCACAGGTCTTATCGGACGATGAATTCCCTTGGACCAAAGAGGGCGACCTACAAGACACCAAATACCCGTATGTCGTTCATGCGGAAGCAAATGCCATTCTAAATGCCACACAATCCCTCAAAAATGGGGTTTGTTATGTCACTCTATTCCCCTGTCACGAATGTGCCAAACTGTTAATTCAAAGTGGAATTAAAGAATTGGTTTATCAAGAAAATAAATATGAAGATACACCATCGAATCGAGCATCGATGCGGATGTTTACAGCTGCAGGTGTTAAAATTCGACAATTTCATTTGGGTCATCTCGAGATTAAAAAATGAAATGGATGATTAAACACAAATGGATTAGCCTAGTCATATTGCTTGTCTATGCCAGCTTAGCCATTTTATTCACGTATCGAATGGATGATTATACCTTAACCCTCAAGGGTGACTTGACGCCAGTTAAAACCACATTGTTAGATTCGGAAGATGACCATTTCTATACCATTTACGTGGTCAGTATGGATCGTCCAACCTTATTTCAATATTGGATTGGCACACTCACCGATTCAATCGATGTTTCCAGGTTACCTGAAGCATATCGTGGTATGAGTGCGATGACACAATACAAAATGGGTCAAATCGCAGAAGAAATCAGCTACCAATACGCAACCATCCAGGCTTATACCAAAGCCAACTTGGTTGATCCGTCCATTCAAATCGAATATGATCTGCTTGGATACATGGTCAGTTATGTTGAATTGGAACAAACAGGCATCGAATTGGGGGATCTTTTGGTAGAAGTTGAAGGGCAAAATTATGCAAATTTACCTCAAAACGCCTTTTTTGGATACTTTTCGAATCAAAACACAGTCGAAGTGGTTGTCATTCGAGAAGGTAATCCGATTGAGCTCACATTAAATAAATTAACCTCTATTGACCGTTATGGGATTCGTTTAGAACCATATTATGATATCGAAACCACACCGAATCTCGAAACAACCTATGGCAATGATTTTATTGGTGGTCCATCGGGTGGTATGATACAAACCCTCGATATATATATGAAACTACTCAATATTGATTTGAAGG
Proteins encoded in this window:
- the msrA gene encoding peptide-methionine (S)-S-oxide reductase MsrA; this encodes MKRIILAGGCFWGVQAYFRDVKGVKHTEVGYANGNKENPTYKEVCNGVATHAEVTLVEYDETVVQLPTLLEHFFRIINPYTLNRQGHDVGVQYRSGVYFESEEDAQVARQFIASRQALSERKFAVVVEPLKNYYIAEEYHQDYLIKNPNGYCHVNLGLLKEDEKNEKN
- a CDS encoding anti-sigma-I factor RsgI family protein, with the protein product MRKLFVITVALLMITILAACTESVNAANARITVDINPSVEITTNARGRVERVTPLNDDAQTLLLDTDFTGKVAADVVVDITELARQYGYLKAGMENAVVVTTETDNANRMSRIQANIRSRIQAHLESKNMTVNVVDGNAGITQEDIDQAEALGISVGKYRIIKAAMALDVDLTYEVAVNMSVRELLNIINENREALNDFATDHVRLAYLQLRANAKAAFHFLRVSYIETQANLMLITNPSGFDALLVDSDLDAQALVALYGAYVDAIEAIEIPSADAYETSIQAKIDADAAIQAKNELLIGYKVELKALYEEFNGNRQERANLRTQAQTIFMNFMSTKAELDQMVKAYVDAENIPHEYLFFYQNGELEILLLENFMDDYRAIRETYRQLFLEHQVDLAAFEDLFLGELNLQLQATLLQYNQVLNQFRLQMAQINVQARLEFRYEHMVRQQTQQNNG
- a CDS encoding deoxycytidylate deaminase, which produces MKRTDYISWDQYFMGVASLSALRSKDPSTQVGACIINPDKRIIGIGYNGLPQVLSDDEFPWTKEGDLQDTKYPYVVHAEANAILNATQSLKNGVCYVTLFPCHECAKLLIQSGIKELVYQENKYEDTPSNRASMRMFTAAGVKIRQFHLGHLEIKK
- a CDS encoding RNA polymerase sigma factor — encoded protein: MFDQIKLKQAMKQLKNGQSNAMDVIYDITNRMVFYQIYQIVKRTAVAEEIMQDVYMKIYQNRASYQDDQPKSWIMRIAKNEAINHYHKQSRETLVDVETLNQPTQEDTETPLMDLAAQVLDEDEFYIVMHCVVEGKTRQTVAKTLNLSTSGVTFKLNVALEKLKHQLEGGTNHDK
- a CDS encoding anti-sigma-I factor RsgI family protein is translated as MTNKSLIEQLKAEGKTIELDKARILSQIPRQEKHKSSVIHWHPKLAMTVGLLLLVLVGITLFRQNPTTPSIVTVDINPSIEFTVDEKDEVTSYRALNLDGEVVIENMVLTSLSVNDAIEAVITQATVLGYVTDASVVNVNAYNEKSTIENKLNERIQARFQSRIQMIQVTEALISEAKSLNITPRKLALIKAIIAIDPSYSLDTLLSYDIPRLNEIRRGFVATEIDALKTQLEALKRNLDDQKASLLLEVDTYIENLRAAIDNLKELYDSNLVQFNQAYATFSTEYFPNATIPLLPSVKYQKLLVLESKIDAYEAYLKQQVDTLFELSVRGLYTHLVDTHANLNQLSEWQAPAHAMQVLTSVELYLDASLYDQLFLASAKRLDTILNQPSAGSGNAYRRILDEAYQEFMVYYNSNQVTESLKSSPYIQTILQNYQQKEQ
- the aspS gene encoding aspartate--tRNA ligase, translated to MAYTHHNNELNLAHLGQTVRLKGWVARKRNLGGLIFIDLRDRFGITQLLVQPGHPSYELASTLKSEYVIAITGVVIERESKNPNMATGDIEVNIEELVVLNTAETPPIGISNEDTALEDTRLKYRYLDLRRPVMQNFMIKRAQITQAVREALLLEGFNEFETPILGKSTPEGARDFLVPSRLYAGEFYALPQSPQIYKQLYMVAGFEKYFQIARCFRDEDLRADRQLEFTQVDIETSFLTELEIQSMIERVLAHTFKKVLNVEIKLPIERMPFDRAMSLYGSDKPDLRFGLLLKDLNPLFDHYAIPFLANKSIRGFVVPNGAHLSRKELDAFTTTVKKNHGDALAFLKVSNHELSGSLLKNITDPKQFIESAGLVENDLLLVIAGKDFESASKAAGALRKELGDYLKLASDDDYRFVWIVDWPLFDVNEDGSLTAAHHPFTSPKEADKPLLFSNPQACRAQAYDIVLNGYELGGGSVRIHESHIQQQMFEAIGLSKEIIEERFGFLVGALKYGTPPHGGLALGLDRLVMLMTNTKNIKDVIAFPKTQSARDLMMQAPSSVADAQLEELNLIIKK